The window GGCAGCTCGCTCGAGTCGCCCTCGGGCATCCGGAGACCAACGCATGGGTCAACAGTAGTGGTGATGACACGCCGTGTCATGATTGAATGGTCGATGACACGTCGTGTCATGACCCACTTCGAGCAAGGGATCCGGACACCATGTCGTCAACGGACAACGCAGCACTCTGGACCACGTCGACCGGGCGGTTCACCGTCGGCCCCGCGCCGGTCCCCCAGCTCGGCCCCGGCGAACTCGTCGTCCGGGCCGAAGCCGTCGCCGTGAACCCGGTCGACGCCGTCGGCGGACTCTTCCGACACCTGGTGTTCCCGAAGCTCCGGTTCCCGGCGGTGCTCGGGTCGGACGTCGCCGGCATCGTCGTCGCGACCGGCGCCGGCGTCGAGCGTTTCCGCGTGGGCGACCGGGTCGTCGGGCACGCAGCGGGGCAGGAGCAGCACCGGAACAGCTCCGCCGAAGGAGCCTTCCAGCACCAGGTCCTCCTGCTCGAACGTGTGACGACCTCGGTGCCGGACGACCTGCCCGTCGAGCAGGCAGCGGTCCTGCCGCTCGCCGTCTCGACCGCAGCGGCCGGGCTCTTCGAACCGGACCAGCTCGCGCTGTCACTCCCGACGGCCGACGCATCCGAGCGCTCGGGGGTCGTCCTGGTGTGGGGCGCGTCGACGAGTGTCGGCGCCAACGCCGTCCAGCTCGCCCGGGCCGCCGGGTACGCCGTGATCGGCACCGCGTCGCCGAAGAACCACGGGTTCGTGCAGTCCCTCGGTGCCGAGGCCGTGTTCGACTACCGCGACGACGGTGCCGCACGTCGCGTCCTCGACGCACTCGCCGACCGCGAGCTCGCCGGTACCCTCGCCTTCGGCCAGGGCTCGCTGACCCGCACGCTCCCGATCGTCCGGGCAGCCACCGGGTCCGGCCGACTCGCTTCGGCGTACCCGACGCAGGTGACGACGATCCGTGCGCGGCTCGAGCGTCGACACGGCGTCCACGTCACCGCGATCTGGGGCGGCCGCCCGACCGAATCGGAGGTCGGCCCCGCGATCTACCGCGACCTCCTGCCCGAAGCACTCCGCACCGGTCGGTACCAGGCGACGCCGACCGCATCCGTCGTCGGATCCGGACTCGCCGCGATCCCGGAGGCCCTCGCCGAGCTCCGCGCCGGTGTCTCCGCCCGGAAGCTCGTCGTCACGCTCCCCTGACCCGGTAGCGTCAGCGACGTGACCGATGCCGACGTGCCCGACGACGAGACCTTCCGCTTCACGATGTCGGGCGGCGGCACGCCACGGGGCCACCTGCAGGATCCGAGCTCCGTGACCCTGCACCTCGATCCGCGGCGCATCGGCGACGCGGCCCGGGGCAAGGAGATGTTCACCCGGGCGATGGACCAGCAGCACACGGCGCTGACGGCGTACGCTGCGGCACTCGATGCCGCCGACGGCGACGTGACTGCCCCGGCGGTGCAGGACGCCGCGACCGCACTCCACGAGGCACTCCAGTTCCTCCCGATCGCCCACACCGTGTACACGGGCGTCGGCTTCCCCACGGCGCGCATCGGGGACGGCTCCCGCCCGCCCGCACTGCGACCGGAACTCGGCGAGCGCGCCTTCGGCGTCCACCCGGACATGCTCACGGCGATCCACGGGGACACCTCGCAGCGCTGGGAGCTCGCGTGCGAAGAGGACATCCCCCTCGCCGTCGAGATCACTCTGGCGACCGACCCGGACGAGAACGTGCGGTCCGCGTTCCTGTCCGGAACCACCCGGTCACGAACCGTCGTCCTGCTCATGGAACAGCGAGAGACCGACCCAGACGTGCTCGAACAGCTCGCCCAGCAGAGCTACGCCAGCCCCGAGCGGAAGTTCCCCCTGCCGCTCGCCGACCTCGTTCCCCGAGAACTGGACGGTCTCTGGGAGCTCCTCGGTCTCGACGACCGGGCCGTCGCGCTCGCGAAGGCCCGCTGGGCACGAGCGCAGGAAGGCGACGAGCGCATCACGGTCGGCGACGCGCTCCGCGAGATCGGCGCGGTCAGCTGAGCGGCTTCGCGTACCAGCGGTCCGAGTACGGGTCCGCGTTGAACGGGGCGACCCGGACGAACCCGAGCCGTTCGTAGAGCGCACAGGCCTCGGCGAGATCGGCGCGGGTGTCCAGGCGCAACGACGTGATCCCGCGTGCCCGGCAGCGG of the Curtobacterium sp. TC1 genome contains:
- a CDS encoding zinc-binding alcohol dehydrogenase family protein, whose translation is MSSTDNAALWTTSTGRFTVGPAPVPQLGPGELVVRAEAVAVNPVDAVGGLFRHLVFPKLRFPAVLGSDVAGIVVATGAGVERFRVGDRVVGHAAGQEQHRNSSAEGAFQHQVLLLERVTTSVPDDLPVEQAAVLPLAVSTAAAGLFEPDQLALSLPTADASERSGVVLVWGASTSVGANAVQLARAAGYAVIGTASPKNHGFVQSLGAEAVFDYRDDGAARRVLDALADRELAGTLAFGQGSLTRTLPIVRAATGSGRLASAYPTQVTTIRARLERRHGVHVTAIWGGRPTESEVGPAIYRDLLPEALRTGRYQATPTASVVGSGLAAIPEALAELRAGVSARKLVVTLP